The Xiphophorus hellerii strain 12219 chromosome 3, Xiphophorus_hellerii-4.1, whole genome shotgun sequence genome segment TCTACTCCAGAACCGGCCTCGGACCAACACAAACCCAAACGGCGCCACCGCTGCTCGCTGTGCGGCCGGGAGTTCGCCGGCCCGGCCCGTTTGGCCGACCACGTTGCCACGCACTACGGCTACAAGCCGCACAGCTGCTCCGTCTGCGGGAAGCGCTTCACCAAGAAGGTGAACGTGTTGGTGCACCAGCGGGTCCACACCGGGGAGAAGCCTTACTCCTGCCCCGACTGCGGCGTCAGCTACGCTCAGCGTGGCTGCCTGCGCCGCCACCTCCTCATCCACTCCCCAGAGAAACCCTTCAGCTGCTCCCTGTGTGGGCGTGGCTTCGTCCAGCGCCGCTACCTGGTCCAGCACGAGCGCACCCACACCGGGGAGAAACCGTTCTCCTGCTCGCTCTGCCCCAAACGCTTCGCCTCCCGCAGCGGCCTGTCCGACCACCTGAAGACCCACCAGGAGCAGAAGCAGCATTCCTGCTCGCTCTGCGGGAAAACCTTCTCCTCCGCGTCGTCGTTCCGGGATCATGTGAGGAACCACACGGGACGCAAACTCCACCCCTGCTCACTGTGTGGGAGGAGCTTCAACCGGCCGAGTCTCCTGAAGAAACACCTGCAGAAACACGCGGATGGAACCCTGgagaaggtcagaggtcaattaAGTCAATTAAATGAATTAGTGGAAGCTAACGGTAAAGTGTGAACCATTCCGCTAATGCACCATGCCGATATATAACTATTGATAATCAATGCTGTACGGCTaacataaatgttaattttgctAATGCGTTATATCAACATGGTGCTTAGTGTGACTGCAGGTGTGTCAAATCTGTCATTGCGCGCCGACCTGTTGAGTTTTGCTAACTCTGTTGCTAACTAGCCGCAGCAGCGTTCAGTCAGAAAGCATCGGGAGATTTTAGACCGTTTACTGTGAACGTACTGCGAAGCATTCTGGGTAGAGAATGACATCATTTGCTGCATCAGTGGGAATGTGGGAAGAGGAACTAGAGTTGATATGTAAccatacttcaaaataagagcatgcaTGAATATAAACTACTGCTCTGAAATCCTAACCACTAATAACCAAAACCTGAACACAGACATCAAACTTGATTGAAGTTAAAGTTTCCCTTATAGCCAAGGAAATTAGCTCCTTCAAATTTATCTAGAAAAATGGAGtagaagctaagtgtgctaaagtTAGCAAACGTGCTGAAGCGCTAAGCTAAAACTTCTCTGATCCTGCAGGAAGAAgctgctctctgctgcttcctgtgtCAGGAGCATTTCTCCTCCGTCAAAGAGGCCAAGGATCACGAGCGGCAGCACCACGCCGCGACCCGGTTCTCCTGCGACATCTGCAGCCGCTCGTTCACTCGCTCGTCCCGGCTGAAGGACCACCTGCGCTCCCACACGGGGGAGCGGCCGTTCCAGTGCGACGTCTGCAAGACGCGCTTCACCGTGCTGAGAGCGCTGAGGAAGCACCAGGAGATCCACAGCCGGCCGGACCGCCGGGCCCACACAGCGCCGCCTGGAGGTCCGGATCCGCCAGAACTGGTGAGGAGAGAGAAACTGGAGGGTTTGAACGTTAAACTTTAAAGGGGCAATGTtatgtgttttctattttatagcacaattaggtctctgttaccttcagtagttatgaaaatgctgaatgtattaaatatgaccaaaaaaaagttattcCTGATTTACCGCTTTGAAACTgcgcctctgtctctttaagaagctcctcctcttcctgaagctccgcctccaggaagtcgtcccaacatggcttctctattaaccctttaatgtttttaccagcatcgCCCTGAGCAACGGCTCCTGTAACGAGCTCAGCTGctgtgtttgctaattgctcctggctagtctgaaggagctgagtgggggaggagctgcgcctaggaggcggggctaggtccacccaggcatttttcacagctgaatggttgccatggagattaaagtatttctgaaacatggaagaatcaaagcaacactgcagggaataataattaaattttatatgATACCGGCCCTTTAAAAGTCACAAACATGGACCAGAACAGTTCCTATGAGTTTGGATCTGAACTGCTGGATCTGGTTGAAACATTTTACCTTCTGTTGGTTCCAGAACCCAGACGAGCTTCTGGACGGAACCAGCGCTGCCCTGCAGGTGGAGACCCGCAGCGACGAGTCGGTGCCTTCACTGACTGGTGAGAAAATCAGAACTTTGGCTTCAGGGAGCGTCTGGGTCCAGAagtctgctggttctgttgggtttatGACTCTTCcgctttgtgtttttggttctgCAGACCCGATCCCTGCCAGGACAGAGCCAGAGAAGAACCTGGAGGCCCAGGAGGTCTCAGAAAACCTGCAACCGGAACCGCCGGGTCCACTGGAACCGCCGGGTCCACCGGAACCGCCGGGTCCAGAGACTCAGACGACCTGCAAGAGTCCGGCGGCGAGGAAGAAGAGGAACCACAGCTGCAGCATCTGCTCCAAGAGCTTCCTGAAGCCCTGCCTGCTACGGGAACACATGAGGGTCCATATCAGGGAGGGCCGGCTGCCAGACCCGGCCGACAAGGTgaccagaaccatcagaactgTCCAGGTTCACAGTTTCTATCTGATCCACCTTTCAGTTgttcacctttgacctccagATGGTTTGACGAAAGAACAATGAGCCAAAGCATCAACAGTTCTCTGTTGATCTACGGAGAGAAATTGGTTCCAAAATTattgaaagagaagaaaatgtttcaaaaattacaatttgaaaaaatgcatttctatcaaaaatacattttgagagCAATTTATGACATGTT includes the following:
- the LOC116716871 gene encoding zinc finger protein 345-like isoform X2, with amino-acid sequence MMNEVKVEEEEEGGDEGPPMPPDPQSFCSTPEPASDQHKPKRRHRCSLCGREFAGPARLADHVATHYGYKPHSCSVCGKRFTKKVNVLVHQRVHTGEKPYSCPDCGVSYAQRGCLRRHLLIHSPEKPFSCSLCGRGFVQRRYLVQHERTHTGEKPFSCSLCPKRFASRSGLSDHLKTHQEQKQHSCSLCGKTFSSASSFRDHVRNHTGRKLHPCSLCGRSFNRPSLLKKHLQKHADGTLEKEEAALCCFLCQEHFSSVKEAKDHERQHHAATRFSCDICSRSFTRSSRLKDHLRSHTGERPFQCDVCKTRFTVLRALRKHQEIHSRPDRRAHTAPPGGPDPPELNPDELLDGTSAALQVETRSDESVPSLTDPIPARTEPEKNLEAQEVSENLQPEPPGPLEPPGPPEPPGPETQTTCKSPAARKKRNHSCSICSKSFLKPCLLREHMRVHIREGRLPDPADKVFWLHMRTSGQKKKTVMMMKEEERRPGDPSTSDPALVPDAGPHAGNHGDQGGNQSEQQEEEDVSGLINSDGEEERWEPERRGPKIRSDPPADGRSTGKSKSCCPVCGRDCFKASALQKHLRIHSGERPFQCPTCRKSFVQHVHMTEHQRIHTGEKPFTCGVCSKSFTFSSALRRHQRVHTDARPFRCAVCPKTFKQLCVLKNHQLTHSGVRYQCPLCSKSFSRALELTYHIDVHSDAQPYYCSVCKKNLSGARIFRKHMRKHESDEPKLDPAAAEPMKNQ
- the LOC116716871 gene encoding endothelial zinc finger protein induced by tumor necrosis factor alpha-like isoform X1 — translated: MMNEVKVEEEEEGGDEGPPMPPDPQSFCSTPEPASDQHKPKRRHRCSLCGREFAGPARLADHVATHYGYKPHSCSVCGKRFTKKVNVLVHQRVHTGEKPYSCPDCGVSYAQRGCLRRHLLIHSPEKPFSCSLCGRGFVQRRYLVQHERTHTGEKPFSCSLCPKRFASRSGLSDHLKTHQEQKQHSCSLCGKTFSSASSFRDHVRNHTGRKLHPCSLCGRSFNRPSLLKKHLQKHADGTLEKEEAALCCFLCQEHFSSVKEAKDHERQHHAATRFSCDICSRSFTRSSRLKDHLRSHTGERPFQCDVCKTRFTVLRALRKHQEIHSRPDRRAHTAPPGGPDPPELNPDELLDGTSAALQVETRSDESVPSLTDPIPARTEPEKNLEAQEVSENLQPEPPGPLEPPGPPEPPGPETQTTCKSPAARKKRNHSCSICSKSFLKPCLLREHMRVHIREGRLPDPADKVFWLHMRTSGQKKKTVMMMKEEERRPGDPSTSDPALVPDAGPHAGNHGDQGGNQSEQQEEEDVSGLINSDGEEERWEPERRAGPKIRSDPPADGRSTGKSKSCCPVCGRDCFKASALQKHLRIHSGERPFQCPTCRKSFVQHVHMTEHQRIHTGEKPFTCGVCSKSFTFSSALRRHQRVHTDARPFRCAVCPKTFKQLCVLKNHQLTHSGVRYQCPLCSKSFSRALELTYHIDVHSDAQPYYCSVCKKNLSGARIFRKHMRKHESDEPKLDPAAAEPMKNQ